The following are encoded together in the Onychostoma macrolepis isolate SWU-2019 chromosome 03, ASM1243209v1, whole genome shotgun sequence genome:
- the lrrc3cb gene encoding leucine-rich repeat-containing protein 3 isoform X2 → MLLLHILDVCMSESYHAECPENCFCSESVDSGLMVRCSDMNLIAVPHGLPNNTRHLYLDNNLLLTIPSDSFIGLPLLFKLDLSHNRLVHLEPGAFRDQADSLSSLDLSFNLLETLDPKAFGDLRAQTNLSHNPWLCDCHLQLAMPQLLLDPSSLAEVVCNTSEPEELGAQGMLFILVATDLDFCAALRRTTDIAMLITMFGWFTMVVSYLVYYVRHNQEDAIRHLEYLKSLPNRQGRSGESPGCNVNK, encoded by the coding sequence ATGCTTCTTCTGCACATCTTGGATGTGTGTATGTCAGAGTCCTACCATGCAGAATGCCCAGAGAACTGCTTCTGCTCGGAGAGTGTCGACAGTGGGCTGATGGTCCGTTGTAGCGACATGAACTTAATTGCGGTTCCACATGGCCTTCCGAACAACACACGACATCTATACCTAGACAACAACCTGCTTCTTACCATACCTTCTGATTCATTTATAGGACTCCCACTGCTGTTCAAACTAGATCTTTCCCACAACAGGTTGGTCCATCTGGAGCCTGGAGCCTTTCGAGACCAAGCAGACTCGTTAAGCAGCCTGGACCTTTCCTTTAACCTACTGGAGACACTGGACCCCAAGGCGTTTGGCGACCTTAGAGCCCAGACTAACCTCTCTCATAACCCCTGGCTGTGTGACTGCCATCTGCAGCTGGCCATGCCACAGCTGCTCTTAGATCCCTCCTCCCTCGCTGAGGTGGTGTGCAACACTTCTGAACCTGAGGAGTTGGGAGCTCAAGGTATGCTCTTCATCCTGGTAGCGACTGATCTTGACTTCTGCGCAGCACTCCGGAGGACCACTGACATTGCTATGCTAATAACAATGTTTGGCTGGTTTACAATGGTTGTATCCTATTTAGTGTACTATGTAAGGCACAACCAAGAAGATGCTATTCGCCATCTAGAGTATCTCAAGTCTCTCCCAAACAGGCAGGGCAGATCTGGGGAGTCACCTGGctgtaatgtaaataagtaa
- the lrrc3cb gene encoding leucine-rich repeat-containing protein 3B isoform X1, with protein MFSFLWEGHAVASCLSFTFMLLLHILDVCMSESYHAECPENCFCSESVDSGLMVRCSDMNLIAVPHGLPNNTRHLYLDNNLLLTIPSDSFIGLPLLFKLDLSHNRLVHLEPGAFRDQADSLSSLDLSFNLLETLDPKAFGDLRAQTNLSHNPWLCDCHLQLAMPQLLLDPSSLAEVVCNTSEPEELGAQGMLFILVATDLDFCAALRRTTDIAMLITMFGWFTMVVSYLVYYVRHNQEDAIRHLEYLKSLPNRQGRSGESPGCNVNK; from the coding sequence ATGTTCAGCTTCCTCTGGGAGGGTCATGCTGTGGCCAGCTGCCTTTCTTTCACTTTCATGCTTCTTCTGCACATCTTGGATGTGTGTATGTCAGAGTCCTACCATGCAGAATGCCCAGAGAACTGCTTCTGCTCGGAGAGTGTCGACAGTGGGCTGATGGTCCGTTGTAGCGACATGAACTTAATTGCGGTTCCACATGGCCTTCCGAACAACACACGACATCTATACCTAGACAACAACCTGCTTCTTACCATACCTTCTGATTCATTTATAGGACTCCCACTGCTGTTCAAACTAGATCTTTCCCACAACAGGTTGGTCCATCTGGAGCCTGGAGCCTTTCGAGACCAAGCAGACTCGTTAAGCAGCCTGGACCTTTCCTTTAACCTACTGGAGACACTGGACCCCAAGGCGTTTGGCGACCTTAGAGCCCAGACTAACCTCTCTCATAACCCCTGGCTGTGTGACTGCCATCTGCAGCTGGCCATGCCACAGCTGCTCTTAGATCCCTCCTCCCTCGCTGAGGTGGTGTGCAACACTTCTGAACCTGAGGAGTTGGGAGCTCAAGGTATGCTCTTCATCCTGGTAGCGACTGATCTTGACTTCTGCGCAGCACTCCGGAGGACCACTGACATTGCTATGCTAATAACAATGTTTGGCTGGTTTACAATGGTTGTATCCTATTTAGTGTACTATGTAAGGCACAACCAAGAAGATGCTATTCGCCATCTAGAGTATCTCAAGTCTCTCCCAAACAGGCAGGGCAGATCTGGGGAGTCACCTGGctgtaatgtaaataagtaa
- the tmem86b gene encoding lysoplasmalogenase, giving the protein MDILETSAYDRRQRRNTTCVLFLYLLPFFASCAIYFYLWIPDSAPSLLAAGIKAAPILCLVLLVFSYNGGWSLVGVAGGLLLSAGGDCCLIWPELFIHGMGCFALAHLLYSISFLSSRYSAKSSSFSFFILYVILWLFGIGMYAYLVPFLRHDPEADLLVPAIGGYMLLIVLMATLAARTRRPLILLGSLVFMASDLTIALTKFNVFDVEYKKHIIMTTYYLAQLMIALGDVNAVLEEDADDIHKWKRS; this is encoded by the exons ATGGACATCCTGGAAACGAGTGCTTACGACCGCAGACAACGCAGGAACACG ACCTGTGTACTGTTTCTTTATCTCCTCCCTTTTTTTGCATCCTGTGCCATATACTTCTACCTGTGGATCCCAGACTCCGCCCCCTCTCTTCTGGCTGCTGGCATTAAGGCCGCTCCCATCCTCTGTCTGGTCCTTCTGGTGTTCAGCTATAATGGAGGGTGGAGTCTGGTGGGCGTTGCTGGAGGGTTGCTGCTCTCAGCGGGCGGAGACTGTTGCCTTATTTGGCCAGAACTTTTTATCCATG gaatggGCTGTTTTGCTCTGGCTCACTTGCTTTACTCTATTTCCTTCCTGTCCTCTCGATATTCTGCAAAATCTTCGTCTTTCTCATTCTTTATCCTTTACGTCATCCTGTGGTTGTTCGGCATTGGAATGTATGCTTACCTGGTCCCCTTCCTACGGCATGATCCAGAAGCTGACCTTCTCGTCCCAGCCATAGGGGGCTACATGCTGCTCATTGTCCTCATGGCCACACTGGCTGCTCGTACACGGCGGCCGCTCATCCTGCTGGGCAGCCTGGTCTTCATGGCTTCTGACCTCACGATTGCACTGACAAAGTTCAATGTCTTTGATGTAGAGTACAAAAAGCACATTATTATGACAACATACTACCTGGCACAGCTGATGATTGCGCTGGGTGACGTGAATGCGGTGCTGGAGGAGGATGCTGACGATATCCACAAGTGGAAGAGATCATAA
- the aspdh gene encoding aspartate dehydrogenase domain-containing protein isoform X1 — translation MVHLLNPLSHFVDMADRALKVGIVGYGHLGQFLVEKIQKEGPEAGLQLAFVWNRNADKLRDSLPKELILHDLSDFTHRDTDVIVEVCHPKIVKEFGLRFLSHAHFLVGSPSALSDPQLEQDLCTAAKQHGKTLYVPSGALWGGQDIQKMNDSGTLRALSIRMSKHPSCFRLTGGLLSDWTEGEGRRVLYHGSVAELCPIAPNNVNTMAAAAIAASKLGFNGVTGEIVSDTALSDYHIVEVEITGPDGFTVKTVRQNPAKLGAVTGNATYNSFWSSLLVCKGHGGRVYLC, via the exons ATGGTTCATCTGCTGAATCCCTTATCTCACTTTGTAGATATGGCTGATAGAGCTTTAAAGGTTGGAATTGTGGGATATGGACATTTAG GCCAGTTTCTTGTAGAGAAGATCCAAAAGGAAGGGCCTGAGGCGGGGCTGCAGTTAGCATTTGTTTGGAACCGAAATGCAGACAAACTTAGAGATTCACTGCCCAAAGAGCTGATTCTACATGACCTCTCAGATTTCACACACAG AGACACTGATGTAATAGTGGAGGTGTGCCATCCAAAGATAGTTAAAGAGTTTGGGCTCAGATTTCTGTCACATGCTCACTTCCTG GTGGGCAGCCCTTCTGCCCTCTCTGATCCCCAGCTTGAGCAAGATCTTTGCACTGCTGCAAAACAACATGGGAAAACACTTTATGTGCCCAGTGGTGCATTATGGGGTGGCCAAGATATTCAAAAAATGAATGACAGTGGAACTTTACGG GCTCTCTCCATCCGAATGTCTAAACATCCTTCTTGCTTTCGGCTGACTGGTGGTCTGCTCTCTGATTGGACGGAAGGAGAGGGTAGGCGGGTCTTGTATCACGGCTCAGTAGCAGAGCTCTGCCCCATCGCCCCAAATAATGTGAACACTATGGCAGCTGCGGCCATAGCCGCATCAAAGTTGGGCTTCAATGGGGTTACTGGAGAAATCGTCTCAGACACTGC ATTATCAGACTACCATATTGTGGAGGTTGAGATAACTGGTCCAGATGGGTTCACAGTGAAAACAGTGAGACAAAACCCCGCCAAACTTGGAGCTGTAACAGGAAATGCCACATACAATTCCTTCTGGAGCAGCTTACTGG tctGCAAGGGTCATGGAGGGAGGGTATATCTGTGTTGA
- the aspdh gene encoding aspartate dehydrogenase domain-containing protein isoform X2 — MADRALKVGIVGYGHLGQFLVEKIQKEGPEAGLQLAFVWNRNADKLRDSLPKELILHDLSDFTHRDTDVIVEVCHPKIVKEFGLRFLSHAHFLVGSPSALSDPQLEQDLCTAAKQHGKTLYVPSGALWGGQDIQKMNDSGTLRALSIRMSKHPSCFRLTGGLLSDWTEGEGRRVLYHGSVAELCPIAPNNVNTMAAAAIAASKLGFNGVTGEIVSDTALSDYHIVEVEITGPDGFTVKTVRQNPAKLGAVTGNATYNSFWSSLLVCKGHGGRVYLC, encoded by the exons ATGGCTGATAGAGCTTTAAAGGTTGGAATTGTGGGATATGGACATTTAG GCCAGTTTCTTGTAGAGAAGATCCAAAAGGAAGGGCCTGAGGCGGGGCTGCAGTTAGCATTTGTTTGGAACCGAAATGCAGACAAACTTAGAGATTCACTGCCCAAAGAGCTGATTCTACATGACCTCTCAGATTTCACACACAG AGACACTGATGTAATAGTGGAGGTGTGCCATCCAAAGATAGTTAAAGAGTTTGGGCTCAGATTTCTGTCACATGCTCACTTCCTG GTGGGCAGCCCTTCTGCCCTCTCTGATCCCCAGCTTGAGCAAGATCTTTGCACTGCTGCAAAACAACATGGGAAAACACTTTATGTGCCCAGTGGTGCATTATGGGGTGGCCAAGATATTCAAAAAATGAATGACAGTGGAACTTTACGG GCTCTCTCCATCCGAATGTCTAAACATCCTTCTTGCTTTCGGCTGACTGGTGGTCTGCTCTCTGATTGGACGGAAGGAGAGGGTAGGCGGGTCTTGTATCACGGCTCAGTAGCAGAGCTCTGCCCCATCGCCCCAAATAATGTGAACACTATGGCAGCTGCGGCCATAGCCGCATCAAAGTTGGGCTTCAATGGGGTTACTGGAGAAATCGTCTCAGACACTGC ATTATCAGACTACCATATTGTGGAGGTTGAGATAACTGGTCCAGATGGGTTCACAGTGAAAACAGTGAGACAAAACCCCGCCAAACTTGGAGCTGTAACAGGAAATGCCACATACAATTCCTTCTGGAGCAGCTTACTGG tctGCAAGGGTCATGGAGGGAGGGTATATCTGTGTTGA
- the gys1 gene encoding glycogen [starch] synthase, muscle, protein MPLARSLSVTSLSGLEEWDEEFDREDAVLFEIAWEVANKVGGIYTVIQTKARLTCEEWGENYFLVGPYMESNVRTQVELIEPCNAALRRTIDKMNSSGCKVYFGRWLIEGSPYVILLDVGFTAWSLDRWKSELWENCSIGVPWFDREANDAVLFGFLTAWLLGEYAAQCDEPPHIVAHFHEWLAGLGLVLCRQRQLPVATIFTTHATLLGRYLCAGNVDFYNKLAEFNVDKEAGDRQIYHRYCLERAAARCAHVFTTVSQITAIEAEHLLRRKPDIVTPNGLNVKKFSAMHEFQNLHAQSKARIQEFVRGHFYGHLDFNLDKTVFLFIAGRYEFSNKGADIFLEALARLNYLLRVNHSDVTVIAFFIMPARTNNFNVETLKGQAVRKQLWDTAQSVKERFGKKLYESLLVGQLPDVSKMLDKEDFTMMKRAIFATQRQCLPPVCTHNMLEDSSDSILNCIRRIGLFNTAQDRVKVIFHPEFLSSTSPLLPMDYEEFVRGCHLGVFPSYYEPWGYTPAECTVMGIPSISTNLSGFGCFMEEHIADPSAYGIYILDRRYRGVDESCNQLTSFLFQFCQQSRRQRIIQRNRTERLSDLLDWRYLGRYYISARHMALAKAFPDTFIYEPQEPTSATGFRYPRPASVPPSPAHSLHSSPHHSEAEDEEELYDEDLEAEKDRVNIRQPFNMPNRNKNQIVGLPEKN, encoded by the exons ATGCCACTGGCGCGCAGTTTGTCGGTCACCTCCCTGTCCGGCCTGGAGGAATGGGACGAAGAGTTCGATCGGGAGGATGCAGTCCTGTTCGAGATCGCATGGGAGGTCGCTAACAAAG TTGGTGGCATTTACACGGTGATCCAGACCAAGGCGCGTCTGACCTGCGAGGAATGGGGCGAGAACTACTTTCTGGTGGGCCCGTATATGGAGTCCAATGTCAGGACACAAGTGGAGCTGATCGAACCCTGCAATGCGGCACTCAGGAGAACCATCGATAAAATGAACAGCAGTGGGTGCAAG GTATATTTTGGTCGATGGCTGATTGAAGGCTCTCCATATGTGATTCTGCTAGACGTGGGCTTCACGGCCTGGTCTCTGGACCGCTGGAAGAGTGAACTCTGGGAGAATTGCAGTATTGGTGTGCCCTGGTTCGACAGAGAGGCTAACGATGCTGTTCTCTTTGGCTTCCTCACTGCATGGCTACTGGGAGAG TATGCAGCTCAGTGTGACGAACCACCTCACATCGTAGCACATTTTCATGAGTGGCTGGCAGGTTTGGGGCTCGTCTTATGCAGGCAGCGTCAGTTACCTGTAGCAACCATCTTCACCACACACGCTACACTGCTCGGCCGATACCTGTGTGCTGGGAACGTTGACTTCTACAATAAGCTCGCTGAG TTTAATGTGGATAAAGAGGCAGGTGACAGGCAGATCTATCACCGGTACTGTCTGGAGCGCGCAGCTGCCCGCTGTGCACACGTCTTCACCACCGTCTCTCAGATCACCGCCATTGAGGCCGAGCACTTACTAAGGCGGAAACCAG ATATTGTGACTCCAAACGGCCTGAATGTGAAGAAGTTCTCAGCTATGCACGAGTTCCAGAACCTCCACGCTCAGAGTAAAGCGCGCATCCAGGAGTTTGTCAGAGGCCATTTCTACGG GCATTTAGATTTTAACCTTGACAAGACAGTGTTTCTCTTCATTGCTGGACGCTATGAATTTTCAAATAAAGGAGCTGATATCTTTCTTGAAGCATTGGCCAGACTTAATTACCTGCTGAGG GTGAATCACAGCGATGTGACCGTAATAGCATTCTTCATCATGCCTGCTCGTACCAACAACTTCAACGTGGAGACCCTGAAGGGCCAAGCCGTACGGAAACAGCTCTG GGACACTGCTCAGTCTGTGAAGGAGCGCTTTGGGAAGAAACTCTACGAATCACTTTTAGT AGGGCAGCTGCCTGATGTGTCTAAGATGTTAGATAAAGAGGACTTCACCATGATGAAACGTGCCATCTTCGCCACCCagcgccagtgcctgccccccGTCTGCACTCACAACATGCTGGAGGACAGCAGTGACTCCATCCTCAACTGCATCCGCCGTATTGGCCTCTTTAATACTGCTCAGGACCGAGTCaag GTGATCTTCCATCCAGAGTTTCTCTCCTCCACTTCTCCTCTCCTGCCAATGGACTATGAGGAGTTTGTGAGAGGCTGCCATCTTGGAGTATTTCCATCCTACTATGAGCCCTGGGGATACACACCTG CTGAGTGTACAGTGATGGGTATCCCATCGATCTCCACTAACCTGTCTGGGTTTGGCTGTTTCATGGAGGAGCACATTGCTGACCCGTCAGCTTATG GTATCTATATTTTGGATCGGCGGTACCGTGGGGTGGATGAGTCCTGCAATCAGCTGACGTCTTTCCTGTTTCAGTTCTGTCAGCAGAGCCGCAGGCAGAGGATCATTCAGAGGAACCGAACAGAGCGCCTCAGTGACCTGCTAGATTGGAGATATTTGGGCAGG TATTACATATCTGCCCGCCATATGGCTTTAGCAAAAGCTTTCCCGGACACATTCATCTATGAGCCTCAAGAACCCACTTCG GCCACAGGCTTCCGTTACCCGCGGCCCGCCTCAGTGCCCCCGTCTCCCGCCCACTCGCTTCACTCATCTCCTCATCACAGTGAAGCTGAGGATGAAGAGGAACTATATGATGAAGATCTGGAGGCGGAGAAAGACCGGGTCAACATCCGCCAACCTTTCAACATGCCGAACCGGAACAAGAATCAAATAGTTGGTCTTCCTGAGAAAAACTAA